Proteins from one methanogenic archaeon mixed culture ISO4-G1 genomic window:
- a CDS encoding polysaccharide deacetylase family protein → MTRRLLFTVDLDRDVNTEVEGSIAAGSIDRGEGTAPRFSSSERGLGILLDMLDDIGMRATFFVEGRTSEVIDCSSASGHCIGLHGYDHEDLTSVSDPAAILERGFSAVSDSICRPTCFRAPYMRIDDRVYGELERLGIRHDSSVYSGPETRPYKVGNVTEHPVVKGKDRAGKTIAAYLWPMHEGKRVPSDYIDLAHSLGDNDMVLADHSWHMVERRSKGVMDREWIARNLSDTIEILQGIADLGFRPSVIAE, encoded by the coding sequence ATGACGCGCAGACTGCTGTTCACTGTTGACCTCGACAGGGACGTCAACACGGAGGTGGAGGGCAGCATCGCTGCCGGCTCCATCGACCGCGGCGAGGGCACGGCACCCAGATTCTCCTCTTCCGAGCGCGGTCTGGGGATACTGCTGGACATGCTCGACGACATCGGCATGAGGGCCACATTCTTCGTCGAGGGGCGCACCTCGGAGGTCATCGACTGCTCGTCCGCTTCGGGCCACTGCATCGGTCTCCACGGCTACGACCACGAGGACCTCACATCGGTGAGCGATCCGGCAGCGATCCTGGAAAGGGGATTCTCCGCTGTCTCCGACAGCATCTGCAGGCCGACCTGTTTCCGCGCCCCGTACATGAGGATCGACGACAGGGTCTACGGGGAACTGGAACGTCTGGGCATCAGGCACGATTCCTCGGTCTATTCCGGTCCGGAGACCCGTCCGTACAAGGTCGGGAACGTCACGGAGCATCCCGTCGTCAAAGGGAAGGACAGGGCAGGGAAGACTATAGCGGCATACCTTTGGCCGATGCACGAAGGCAAGCGCGTGCCGTCCGATTATATCGATCTGGCACATTCCTTGGGGGACAACGACATGGTCCTTGCGGACCATTCTTGGCACATGGTGGAGAGGCGTTCGAAGGGCGTGATGGACCGGGAGTGGATAGCCCGCAACCTGTCCGATACAATCGAGATCCTTCAGGGGATAGCGGACCTGGGATTCAGACCGTCGGTAATCGCGGAGTGA
- a CDS encoding GNAT family acetyltransferase, which produces MEVTFRDTVESDFDILERFTEDEWKFTLYSKENGLAMSRHYLMHCINGSNVARTVLADGKVSGIIVLRDMPGDTIDISDEEEALFETFRDDKGCEEYMADMERLYGAYRGFAEKYKCQRLSELRLLIISRDCRGAGIGRRTFMEAERISEEHGMDGMFFYTDTDCNVDFYDHIGCERVGECTVICCGVNLDIFGYRYVPHPSQNKR; this is translated from the coding sequence ATGGAGGTTACGTTCAGGGACACGGTGGAATCCGACTTCGACATCCTGGAGAGGTTCACGGAGGACGAATGGAAGTTCACCCTCTACTCGAAGGAGAACGGCCTCGCCATGTCACGTCACTATCTGATGCACTGCATCAACGGCTCCAACGTCGCCCGCACAGTGCTGGCGGACGGAAAGGTGAGCGGGATCATCGTCCTCAGGGACATGCCCGGCGATACCATCGACATCTCCGACGAGGAGGAGGCGCTGTTCGAGACCTTCAGGGACGACAAGGGTTGCGAGGAGTACATGGCCGACATGGAGAGGCTGTACGGCGCCTATCGCGGATTCGCTGAAAAGTACAAGTGCCAGCGTCTGTCCGAACTGCGTCTCCTGATCATCTCGAGGGACTGCCGCGGCGCAGGCATCGGACGCCGTACATTCATGGAGGCCGAGAGGATCAGCGAGGAGCACGGCATGGACGGGATGTTCTTCTACACGGACACCGACTGCAACGTGGACTTCTACGACCATATCGGCTGCGAACGCGTCGGGGAGTGCACCGTGATATGCTGCGGTGTGAATCTGGACATCTTCGGGTACCGCTACGTTCCGCACCCCTCGCAAAATAAGAGGTAA
- a CDS encoding bifunctional 510-methylene-tetrahydrofolate cyclohydrolase — MTKLILGKDVSAEIYAELRTRIEALKAKGTVPGLAVVLVGEDPASQVYVRKKGEMCEELGMKSLTIRLPADITQEQLMDKVRELNEDPSIHGFLVQLPLPSHLDEEAVINAIDPRKDVDCFHPSNVGRVLIGNPDFLPATPAGVQQMLVRSGIETSGKHVVVIGRSNIVGKPMAAMMVQKGAGADSTVTIVHSRTKDLPSITRQADILIVAIGKPRFVTADMVKEGAVVIDVGTNRIDDPTHPKGSRLVGDVDFEAVKDKTSAISPVPGGVGPMTICMLMANAVKAAEKASGVKP, encoded by the coding sequence ATGACCAAGCTCATTCTAGGAAAGGATGTATCGGCCGAGATCTACGCCGAACTCAGGACAAGGATAGAGGCCCTCAAGGCCAAAGGGACCGTGCCCGGACTGGCTGTAGTGCTGGTAGGAGAGGATCCCGCATCCCAGGTCTACGTCAGGAAGAAGGGCGAGATGTGCGAGGAGCTGGGGATGAAGTCCCTGACCATCCGTCTGCCCGCCGACATCACCCAGGAGCAGCTCATGGATAAGGTCAGGGAGCTCAACGAGGACCCCTCGATCCACGGTTTCCTGGTGCAGCTGCCCCTCCCGTCCCATCTGGACGAGGAAGCGGTCATCAACGCGATCGACCCCAGGAAGGACGTCGATTGCTTCCATCCGAGCAACGTGGGACGCGTGCTCATAGGCAACCCGGATTTCCTCCCCGCCACGCCGGCAGGGGTCCAGCAGATGCTGGTGAGGTCCGGCATAGAGACGTCCGGCAAACATGTCGTAGTTATCGGACGCAGCAACATCGTCGGCAAACCCATGGCGGCCATGATGGTCCAGAAGGGTGCAGGAGCCGACTCAACAGTCACGATCGTCCACTCGAGGACGAAGGACCTGCCGTCCATCACCAGGCAGGCCGACATATTGATAGTGGCCATCGGAAAGCCCCGCTTCGTCACGGCTGACATGGTCAAGGAGGGCGCCGTCGTCATCGACGTCGGCACCAACAGGATAGACGACCCGACCCATCCCAAGGGCAGCAGGCTAGTGGGGGATGTGGACTTCGAGGCCGTCAAGGACAAGACATCGGCGATCTCCCCCGTGCCAGGCGGGGTCGGTCCGATGACGATTTGTATGCTCATGGCCAATGCGGTCAAGGCGGCCGAGAAGGCCTCAGGGGTGAAACCATGA
- a CDS encoding RNA:NAD 2'-phosphotransferase, whose translation MIRECEEHGYYRSERCPFCGEEGKFIMSDYEVERIGRTLAGILRHGKYGLRMDSQGNVSTRDVLDKIRERNPRMEWLRIRHLEALVDTDPKGRYSISGGKIRATYGHTIDLDIRLDCENIPEELFYPTNEDEVEGLLENGIFPTDRSMVHLSRSFSDAMSAGLVHTEDPIILGIDTDICMDQGSDIGKAARTVYLCRSVPPEAIFVADPDEYESEEED comes from the coding sequence ATGATAAGAGAATGCGAGGAGCACGGATACTATCGCAGCGAGAGGTGTCCGTTCTGCGGAGAGGAAGGAAAGTTCATCATGTCGGATTACGAGGTGGAGAGGATCGGAAGAACCCTCGCCGGTATCCTCAGGCACGGCAAGTACGGACTGAGGATGGACAGCCAGGGCAATGTCTCCACACGCGACGTGCTCGACAAGATCAGGGAGCGCAACCCGCGCATGGAATGGCTCAGGATCAGGCATCTGGAGGCCCTTGTGGACACCGATCCCAAGGGAAGGTACAGCATCTCCGGAGGGAAGATCAGGGCAACATACGGACACACCATCGATCTGGACATCAGGCTCGACTGCGAGAACATACCGGAGGAGCTCTTCTACCCGACCAACGAGGACGAGGTCGAGGGACTCCTGGAGAACGGTATATTCCCCACGGACCGTTCCATGGTCCACCTGTCCAGGTCTTTCAGCGACGCGATGAGCGCCGGTCTCGTCCACACGGAGGACCCGATCATCCTGGGCATCGACACGGACATCTGCATGGACCAGGGATCCGACATCGGTAAGGCCGCCCGCACGGTGTACCTGTGCAGGAGCGTGCCCCCGGAGGCGATCTTCGTCGCCGACCCGGACGAGTACGAGTCCGAGGAAGAGGACTGA
- a CDS encoding methanogeneis marker protein 11 has protein sequence MVQVLTPEEVQARTGRMFCKRFLTMVDEKNGKVQFIEVCSSVGPAEWDAVNRRRTGGVIRKVDLKSTMLITDAVIGDAELRFGPVSQQLGAMGISSIKVEGDEVRSTWHGMAGASVGIGACMPACPDVLRTEYPGDFKMGGAHTTHVDIITPKLVRVIIGIDDTDTKEKGATWVAGLKLGMQCPIGKFIEHKIVQLNPDAPNKTTNCCGTAVSFAVKESEIPALIEFAVDFIRKESYSEDAIMTVFQGLEIPKDLADFGWKCKSILFKPEDAIRVAEENGVQIISLNGGKKGVIGAVAAVGCFDMGEKAAGVPQDFE, from the coding sequence TTGGTCCAGGTTCTGACACCGGAGGAGGTCCAGGCGAGGACGGGCAGGATGTTCTGCAAGAGGTTCCTCACCATGGTGGACGAGAAGAACGGCAAGGTCCAGTTCATAGAGGTCTGCTCGTCGGTAGGCCCTGCAGAGTGGGATGCGGTCAACAGGCGCCGTACCGGAGGCGTGATCAGGAAGGTGGACCTCAAGTCCACGATGCTGATCACGGATGCCGTCATCGGGGATGCCGAACTGAGGTTCGGACCGGTGTCCCAGCAGCTCGGAGCCATGGGTATCAGCTCGATCAAGGTCGAGGGAGACGAGGTCCGTTCCACATGGCACGGGATGGCAGGCGCATCCGTCGGGATCGGCGCGTGCATGCCCGCATGCCCGGACGTGCTCCGCACGGAATACCCAGGCGACTTCAAGATGGGCGGAGCGCACACAACCCACGTGGACATAATCACACCTAAGCTGGTCCGCGTGATCATCGGTATCGACGACACGGACACCAAGGAGAAGGGAGCCACATGGGTGGCGGGACTCAAGCTCGGGATGCAGTGCCCCATAGGCAAGTTCATCGAGCACAAGATCGTCCAGCTGAACCCCGATGCCCCCAACAAGACGACCAACTGCTGCGGTACGGCGGTGTCGTTCGCAGTGAAGGAATCGGAGATTCCGGCGCTCATAGAGTTCGCCGTGGACTTCATCAGGAAGGAATCGTACTCCGAGGACGCCATAATGACGGTCTTCCAGGGATTGGAGATCCCCAAGGACCTGGCGGACTTCGGATGGAAGTGCAAGAGCATCCTGTTCAAACCCGAGGACGCCATCAGGGTGGCCGAGGAGAACGGGGTGCAGATAATCTCTCTGAACGGCGGGAAGAAAGGCGTCATCGGCGCCGTCGCGGCCGTAGGATGCTTCGATATGGGCGAGAAGGCCGCCGGTGTCCCCCAGGATTTCGAGTGA